One window from the genome of Hyperolius riggenbachi isolate aHypRig1 chromosome 6, aHypRig1.pri, whole genome shotgun sequence encodes:
- the PSMA4 gene encoding proteasome subunit alpha type-4 translates to MSRRYDSRTTIFSPEGRLYQVEYAMEAIGHAGTCLGILANDGVLLAAERRNIHKLLDEVFFSEKIYKLNDDMACSVAGITSDANVLTNELRLIAQRYLLQYQEPIPCEQLVTALCDIKQAYTQFGGKRPFGVSLLYIGWDKHYGFQLYQSDPSGNYGGWKATCIGNNSAAAVSMLKQDYKEGEMSLKSALALAVKVLNKTMDVSKLSAEKVEIATLTRENGKTKIRVLKQKEVEELIKLHEAEEAKIEREKKEKEQKEKDK, encoded by the exons ATG TCTCGAAGATACGATTCCAGGACCACGATATTCTCCCCAGAGG GGCGCCTGTACCAGGTGGAATATGCCATGGAAGCTATAGGACACGCCGGCACCTGCTTGGGGATTTTAGCCAATGATGGAGTCCTGCTTGCAGCCGAAAGGCGGAACATCCACAAACTGCTGGATGAAGTTTTCTTCTCTGAGAAAATCTACAAGCTGAACGA TGACATGGCGTGCAGTGTTGCCGGAATTACCTCTGATGCCAACGTACTGACAAATGAGCTGCGGCTAATCGCTCAAAG GTATCTCCTCCAGTACCAGGAACCCATCCCCTGTGAACAGCTGGTGACAGCTCTATGCGACATTAAGCAAGCCTACACACAATTCGGAG GAAAGCGGCCGTTTGGCGTATCGCTCCTGTATATAGGCTGGGACAAGCACTATGGATTCCAGCTGTATCAGAGCGACCCCAGCGGGAATTACGGTGGCTGGAAAGCCACATGTATTGGCAATAACAGTGCG GCCGCTGTGTCGATGCTGAAACAAGATTACAAGGAGGGTGAGATGAGTCTGAAATCGGCTTTGGCTCTGGCTGTTAAAGTCCTGAACAAGACCATGGATGTCAGCAAGCTGTCTGCTGAGAAAG TGGAAATCGCCACATTGACACGAGAGAACGGCAAAACCAAAATCCGAGTCCTCAAACAGAAGGAAGTGGAGGAATTGATAAAACTTCATGAAGCGGAAGAAGCCAAGATTGAGCgagagaagaaagagaaggaACAGAAAGAAAAGGATAAATAG